Below is a genomic region from Geoglobus acetivorans.
TTTAATGCCCTCACCCTGAGAATAACCACCGATGCCCGCCTTTGAAACCACCCGGTGGCACGGAACGATTACCGGCACCAGATTCATTCTGAGAGCCACACCCACAGCCCTCGGAGACGTTCCCACCTTTTCTGCGATTGAAGAATAGCTTTCAACCATTCCGAAAGGTATTGATCTGACAACTCTCAAAACCCTCTCGGAAAACGGTGTTGGGTAGCGAACGTTTACATCGTCGAAATCTACCGCCCTGCCCTTAAAGTAACGTTCAAGTCTCTTTTTCAGATTATATGCGAATTCGGATTCAACCGACTCCTCCACACTCTCCCCAGTAAACCATGCCTCCAAAACCATCCCGTCTTTCAGACGGGCAACAAAATTCCAGCTCCACTCAACCACAATGGTTTCAGAAGTCAGTGTTCGCAATCTCTCTTATCCTCCTCACGCCGTCGATCTCCTCAATAACCTCGACGACCGGCTTCGGGACCAGGTCTTCCCACCTCTCCCCGGAGATCATCCTTCTCCTTATCTCGGTTCCATGGTACTCCATCCTGTTGAACATCCTCGTTCGCCTGACCTCAAAACCAGCCTCCCTGAAAAGCCTGATCACAAGAGGATTGTTGCTGTAGATGACGTCAAAATAGGGAGTCATTGAAACTACATGACTCACCCACAGGCTGTTCCTGTAAACGTCCTCAAGTGGCACTATGTAAACCTTCTGCCCCGGATCTTTGATCTCTCCCACCGCCCTGTCAACCATCATTATTCTTTCTCCTGCAGTAAACGGGTTCTCTATGGTATGGCTTTCCTGAGCGCTTCCAATACCTATGACAACCTCATCCACTTCCGAAAAAATTTCCCTCAGGACTTCGTGATGCCCAAGATGATATGGCTGAAATCTGCCAATAAAAAATGCTCTCATGTCTTTTTCCTCACAACCCTTACAATGTCGTCCTGAAGCTTTCGTCCCGTTCTGCTCTCCCATTCCTCTATCGGTATTCCGTATTTAGCCTGTATCTTATCCCTGTAAACCTCGGGAATCACATTGAAGGCACAGAACGGGATTATTCTGCCGTCCGGGGTGCCATAGTGTATCTCGCACCTCCTCACCCTCGATATGTCGTAGTTGTAGAGATCCATGAAATGCATCATGCCGATGAAGAGAGCATCCATGTGGAACTTCCCGAGAGAGGAGTAGTCATGCCTCACAAGAATGTCGAACAGTATTCTGCTCAGATCAAAGGGTGCCTTGGAGGAGTCCACGAACTTCCTGAGATCAATGATTCCTTTAAGGGTTCTGATCGTTTTCATCCTGCTCTTGCCAATTTCCTCAGCTTTTTCGTTCAGATACTCAAACAAACCTTCCACATCAACGATTCTGGTTATTGGAACCATTTTTCCATCAATCTTGAAAACATAAGTCGCCATTCCGCAGGCAAAATGTGTTGTCAGCTCGTACTGGGGATTTCCGGTAATGGCCTCAACGAAGTGGGAAATGGGAGACACGCTCGGGACAGGATAGAAGTCCTCCCTCGCTATCTCCCCTCCAGTCTGCTCCTCTATCTTCTTTATTGCATCAGGTATGGTTATCCTGATCTTCTCTCTCTCCTTTCTCGGAACGCTGCCCGTAATGCTCACGGGCTGGAAGTTAACACCCCTGACAATATCGATGTTATCAAAACCAAAGCGGATGATGTCTCCAAGCTGATTATCGTTCACGCCCCTTATAACTGTCGGAACGAGCACCACACCCAGATTTGCCTTTCTGCAATTTTCAAGAACACCTGGCACATCATAATGGTTTTTCTGATTCGTTTCTGGATCAACACCATCGAAAGAGAGATACAGGGTATTCACTCCTGCCTCTCTAAGTTTCAAGGCCAGATCAGGATCCCTCGCCAGCCGGACACCGTTTGAGTTCAGCTGGATGTGATCTATGCCCTCGGCCTTTATTGCCCTTATGATGTCCACGAGGTCATCCCTGAGCGTTGGTTCTCCTCCGGTAAGCTGGACGGCGTTGGCTCCAACGGGCTTCATGTTCTTCGCCTTTCTGACTATTTCCACAATCTGATCTATGGTCGGCTCGTAAACGTATCCCGCTTTTTTAGCGTAAAAGAAGCAGTACCAGCACGCAAGATCACACCTGTTGGTAAGAACGATGTTGAGGAGAGCGGTATGACTCTTATGCCCCACACAGAGACCACAGGTAAACGGACAGTCGAAACCATCGACAGTTGGGGTCTCGATCCCGTGTCCATCATGGGCATATTTCATCGCCCTGCTGAACATCCTGCTGTCTCCCCAGTAGACATCCTCAAAATCCCCGTGGTCAGGGCACGTTTTGCTGATCGTCACCCTCCCGTTTTCTTCATACACTCTTGCATCGATTATCCTTAAACATTCAGGACAGAGTGATTTTGTCAGGTAATCAACTTTACTCATTCGTTCACCTCCAATAATATTCAAACATCTTTATCGAAAAGGATATATCAACATTTCGTATCCGAGTCTTATGCTTGAAATCCTGCTTACAGCTATCTGGATTCTCCTTCCCGCATATACTCCCAATAATTTCGCAGTCATAACCGGTGGTGGAAAACCAATCGATCTGGGGAAAAACTTTGTGGATGGTAGAAGGATCCTCGGAAATGGAAAAACATTCAGGGGATTCCTCGGTGGTCTTGCAGGAGGCTTGCTGACAGGAGTTATACAGTACAGAATCGAACTCCTCTTCGGATTTTCCGTGTTCTCGGCAATCCCGTTTTTATCAGCCCTTCAGTTATTTTTTCTCCTGTCATTCGGCTCTCTTTTAGGAGATATTGCTGGCAGTTTCATAAAAAGAAGGATAGGTATCGAAAGAGGAGATAAAGCTCCCCTGCTCGACCAGCTCGATTTTCTTGTGGTGGCATACCTGATGGCCACTCTTCATGAAAGCTTCTGGGAAATATTCACTCCTGAAACAATCGTTGCTGGAATAATAATTACGCCTCTCCTTCACCGCCTCATAAACTACATGGCATACCTGCTGAGACTCAAAAACGTCCCCTGGTGAGACTCAGCTGAAAAACACCGCCAGCTTCAAAAGCACAAAAGATATATTGAAAAGGGGTTACCGGAGTAGTATGAATCCCTACAGGGTTCTCGCCGTCGGAATCGTGGCCAATATCGGAATAGCAGCAATAAAAATAATCACAGGTATTCTCTATTCCAGCCTCGCGCTAATCTCTGATGGGATTCACTCAATCTCAGATATCCTCGGAACATCAATAGGCTACATAGGGGTAAGGATATCCTCCAAACCGCCCGACAAAACTCACCCTTTCGGGCACTCAAGATTCGAACCTCTTTTTGCATTCATCATAGGCGTAATACTGATCCTAACAGCCTATGAAATTGGTAGAGAGGCTCTGAAAAGGATTTCGTCTGCAGAATTTATTCAGGTCAATGAGATCATGCTCGGAGTGGTGATATTCTCGATAGTGTCCAAGGAGGCGCTGACCCAGTACACGCTCAGGGCGGGGAAGAGACTCAACAACCAGATTCTGATAGCAGATGCATATCACCACAGAAGTGACGTTCTCAGCAGCATCGCCGTTTTGGCAGGCCTTCTCTTCCAGAAATTCGGGTTCATCTATGGAGATTCGCTCGCAGGAATTGCAGTGGCGGCGATGATAGCAAAAGCGGCATTTGAGATCATGGAGAAAAACATACACTACCTCACCGGAATGTGCCCGGCTGAGGAGACTCTGGAAAAAATAAAGGATGCTGCAGAGAGCGTGGATGGTGTGGAAGGCATACACGACCTCAGAGCGCATTACGTCGGGAAGGACCTTCAGGTGGACATACACATTGAGGTCTCAGAAGACAAAACGCTCAAAGAGGCACATGACATCGGGACAGAGGTGAAGAAGAGGCTGAGAGAAATTGAAGAGGTAGGCGAGGCTTTCGTCCACATCGACATTTCTGGCGAGAATGATGGCAAAATTTAACATGTTTCTCCGATACTTGTAAGTCATGAAACGAATTAATTCGGAAGATGTGCCAAAGGCCGGGCCGTACAGCCATGCTGTTGAGGCAGGAAAGCTAATATTTCTTTCCGGCCAGATACCGCCGGATGACGTTAAAAACGCCGAATTCGAAGAAAAGGTCGAAAAAACTCTGAAAAATGTCGGAAAAATTCTTGCATCTGCCGGAGCAGACTTCAGCCAGGTCGTAAAGGTAACCGTTTATCTTAGAGATGTCAGCAAGTTCGGGAGATTCAATGAGATTTACAGACAATACTTCCCCCACGAGCCGGCCAGATCAGTCGTTGAAGTATCCGCACTGCCAAAAGATGCGGAGCTGATGATCGAAGTCATTGCTCTCAAAGAGGATTAGAGTCTCACCGCTACACCATTCTCGCTCAGATATTTTTTCAGCTCAGCAATCCCGATTTCTCTGAAATGAAAAACGCTTGCAGCAAGGGCCGCATCCGCCATACCGTCCTCAAAGGCTTCAAGAAAATGCCCGGGCTTACCTGCACCGCCTGAAGCTATCACAGGTATGCTGACCTCCTCGCTGATCTTTCTCGTTATAGGGATGTCATAACCATCCTTCGTCCCATCACGATTCATAGACGTGAGCAGAATCTCTCCCGCCCCCAGCTCCTCAACCTTCTTCGCCCATTCCACTGCATCAATCCCTGTCGGTTTCCTTCCGCCATAGATAACCACCTCATACCATGCTTCACTGCCATCCTCAAGCTCCACCACGTACTTTCCCCTGCTCAGGTCGAAATTTCTCCTGCAGTCTATGGCAACAACTATGCACTGCGACCCGAAGATTCTCGCAGATTCCCGCACGAGTTCTGGATTCTTTACTGCTGAAGTGTTTATTGAAACCTTGTCCGCTCCGGAACTCAGCATCAGATTGATATCCTCGACGCTTTTAATCCCTCCACCGACCGTGAAGGGTATGAAGACCTCCTCAGCGGTTCTCTCCACAACATCAACCATCGTTTTCCTGCCGTGAGCTGAGGCAGTAATGTCAAGAAAAACAAGCTCGTCAGCTCCTTCCTCATCATATCTCTTTGCCATCTCAACGGGGTCTCCTGCATCCCTGAGATTTACAAACTCCACTCCCTTAACAACCCTTGCCCCCTTTTCATCAAGGGTTACATCCAGACAGGGAATAATCCTCTTGGTCAACATGCTAATACCTTACCTCAAACTTATCAAACTCGCCTGTGTAGTCTTCTTCCTCAATCTCAAGCCCGGTAACCTTGGCCAGCCTAGGGCCCTCTTTCAGTGCTGAGATGAATTTATCGAGAGTCTTTTCATCACCCTCTGCAACAACCAAAACACGGCCATCAGGAAGGTTTGCAACATACCCTCTAATTCCGAGTTCGTTGGCCCTCTGCCTGGTAAAGTATCTGAAACCCACACCCTGAACCACACCGCTAACGTGAATCTTCAACCTTTTCATACCACTCAAAAGCTGTTTTGCTAAAAAGATAAATGTTTTGCAAATCCACCGGCCTGAACAGACATCAGCAGTGAAGCGGTTTTGCAGTCAGATGCAAAAGACCCACACCATTATCTCAAACCTGCACAGACATTAAACCATGCTTGGATACAAAAAGACAGTTAACCTCAGTTTTGAAGAGGCCGTGAGAAAGGCAAGGGAGAAGCTTGCTGAAAACGGTTTCGGGATATTGTGTGAGATAGACGTGAGAAAAACGATAAAGGAAAAAACAGGTGAGGATTTCGACAATTACATCATTCTCGGAGCATGCAACCCCCATTACGCCAGCCAAGCCCTCAGGGCTGACAGAGACTTCGGATTGCTGATGCCCTGCAATGTCGTTGTTTACGAGGAAAATGGCAGGGTCGTTGTTTCGGCCGTGGCTCCCCTGAAACTTGCAGAGCAGTTTGGAAACGAGGAAGTGATGGAGGTTGCCAGCACAGTAGAAGAGAAACTCAAAAAAGTAATTGATTCGATTTAACCCTCTTCTCTCCCTGTGTAACTTATTATTTTTACCCTTTCTTCGGTTATCAGACCCTCCCTGACTATTTCTGCCAGCATTGGTTTTATTCTCTCGATTTTATCAACATCATCGACAATCTCGATGACAACGGGAAGGTCGGCCGAAAGCCTCAGTATGGATGAGTTGTGAATCACACTCGATTTTCCATAACCGAGCATACCCCTCAAAACGGTTGTCCCGGCTATACCTTCTTTCCTGCAGAATTCGACAATATACCTGTACAGGGGCTTGCCCTCATACCTGTCGCTCTCACCTATGTAAATCCTGAGAAGAATACCCTCTCTCACATTACCATCCTCCAGAGTGCAAGAGCAAATGCTCTTCCTGCATATACAGCAGCAATGCATCCCGCAACATTCAGCAGGACATTTGCGAGGAAATATATGAGATTTCCCTCAGAAAGCAGGCGGAAAGATTCATAGCTGAATGTGGACATCGTTGTGAATGATCCGAGAAAACCTATTGCAATGAAAGCTCTGACTTCCTGAGAGAAGAGGCCAAAATATTCCGAAGAGAACATGAAGAATCCGAGAAAGAAGCTACCAATAACGTTAACTCCAAGAGTGCCGGCGGGAAAATACCTGCCATTCTGAATCAGGCCTGAAAGCACGTATCTGGCAAGCGCTCCAAACATACCACCGAGAGCCACGTAAGCTGGAAGCACATCCAGGCGTGATATGGTCAAACTTATAAAGGTTTCCCGCTTCACACCACCTCAAGCAGGTAGTACCATTCTCTCTTCTCCTCTGCCCTCATCACTCTCAGAACTCTGAAACCATCAAATTTCGCTTCCTTTCCTTTGGAAACAAAGAGAATCCTACCTCCTTTTCTCAGTTTGGGAAGAAACCTACTGAGAGCCTTCAGGGAAGAGTCCGGCTCAAGAGTCAAATCACACAGAATCAGGTCAATTTCCGGCAGGAGTGAAATATCGAAAGAGAAGGCATCTGCAATGAAAACTCTGATGTTTTTCCTTTCCCTACCAACATTCCTCAGAGCTTCCTCAAATTCCCTGCTGAACTCGATTCCAATTACCGTCCCTGCCCTCTCGCTTGCATACATCAGAAAACCTCCAGCACTGCTTCCCAGATCGAGAACCACTTTTACTCCCTCAAATAAATTCCACTGCCTGTCAATCTCCCTCAGCTTGAAATACCCTGCTGGCTTTCCCTCCTCAAGCACCTCAATTCTTTCGTCGCCCCTCACATCATAGGAGGGCTTCACAACCCTACCATCCACGAGTACAAGACCCTTTTTCACGGCCAGCTTGGCCCTGCTCCTGCTTTCAAAGTATCCGTTCCGGAAAAGCCAGACGTCAATCCTCATCCCAGAACAGCCTTGCCCTTCCATCCACAAAAATCCCCTTGCTCTCTCCTTTCTCGCTCCACCTGATCCATTCCTCCGGTGCGTTCTTGCTCGCCCCTCCGTGGCTCGTGTGTCTTTTTCTGGCCCTCATCAGAACAGGAGTGTTCACGGCAACTCCGGCAACAATTGCCTGACCCTTAGTAAGTCCAGGCAGCTCCTCAATCATCTCCCTGCCTATGCTCTCAACACTCTTTCTTATGTTCTCCTGATCAGCCGGATTAACAATTCTCATGATTATCTGGGTCATGCACTGGCTCAGAATGTCGCTGTCTATTTTCGATGGCCTCTGACTTATCAGACACACTCCAACACCGAATTTTCTGCCCTCACTCAGTATCGTTCTCAGAACATCATAACTCCTTGAATCCTTCGAGGCGAAGCGATGTGCCTCTTCAACGATAACGAAAACAGGATAATCGAGTTTCTCTCCGTCCAGCCCCTTTTCTGCGTTTATTCTTGCCTTGAGTATCCTCTTCATGAGGGCGGAAACAAGAATTTCCTGTTCAAGATCGTTCATTTCGGTGAGCTGAAGTATGCTGGCCTGCCCCGGTTTCAGCAGGTCTTTCAGACTCATGTGCCTGTAATCATCAATAATTTCCATTTCAAGCAGATATCGCCTTATTCTCCATATCAAACCGCTTGCTGTTGACTCTGCAAGTTCCTCGTTATTCTTCATCTCCTCAATCCTGGCAATAATGTCTCCGCTCGTGAAATTTTCCCTCTCAGACAGATCCCTGTAAATCCTGTTCAGGGTCGCCTCCATTTTTTCTGTGAGATTCGGAAGGAGGTTTACGATTTCATCGTAATCAAGCTCACTGACTCTGAGCTTTATGTCCTCCCTGCCGTATATCCTGACACTTGGTCTGTAACCACCCTCCGAGAACTCGTCCAGCCCTTCGACCTCTTTGAGGGTGTGATACTCCCCATGAGGGTCGAAGACGAGGACGCTTGCCCTGTTGTAGGGCTTTAAAAGCTCCTCTACAATAACACCAGCAAGATAGCTCTTTCCACTTCCCGTTCCGGCAAGAATTGCGAGGTGTTCGCTTACAGTGAGTGAGGTGTCGAGAACTATGGGTATGTCCTCATCCCTGTTCAGCAAGAATCCCGCATGGATACTTCCAAGCTCCCCCTTTCTCTTCCTGAGCAGTGCTTCCTCGATAACGTCTTTTTCGGCAAGAAAGACTGCCTGTCCTGGTTTCGGAGGAATTCTCGGGTTGACAAAACCAAGCTCTCTGCTGTAATATCCGAGAATCACTGCCCTCATCTCGAAAAGGTCATATTCCCTGCTGGAAAGACCCAGAACCTTAAGAATCCTCCCCGGTTCGACGTCAGGGTTGGACAGATAGATGTCGGGATAGTGTCTCAGTGGCAGACGCTTCATCACTCTGCAGAGTACCTTCTTCCCCTCATGAACATAATAAACAAATTCTCCAACCTTCAGGGCTTTGCTGTCTGGGGTTATGAACCTGAACTCGTAGGGATTCTCAGCAGGACCTTTAACAATGCCCACCTTCATAAATCCACCTCTCTCATAACGCTGTACTCTATTTCGGCCAAAATCATTTCAAGAATGTCTCGCTCTTCCGGAAATAATCTGAAAAGTTTCAAAATCACAATCTTTGCCAGTTCAACGTCTTTTTTCATGAGATATGGCAGATATGGCATCCTGAATTCTCCCGAAATTGTATGGGCTTTTCGGATGTCTTCATCATTCAGGACCTCAATCTCCTCACCCACTTTCGGTACCCCCGTCAAACCACCGTTCACATCCATCAGTACCGTAAATCTCGTGTATGTCCTGGGCTGCTCGAGGTCTGGCAGAAAATTTCTCAGCCTTTCAATATCCTCGTCGCTCAGGTACTTTCCGAGCTCATCCTCTTCCTGCCTCACTTCGGAGCTTATGGAGAGAAGATTCCCGGTTTTTGCAAAAACACCTATATCGATTTCGCCTTCAGCCTCAAACTCTCTTCGCGAAATAACTTTGCACACCCTCATTCAATCACCTTGCTTATGTATTTGAATGAGATTCCAGAACTTTTTACAGCCCGCATAAACGCCCTCTTCTCACCCTCACTTATCTTTGCATACTTGTGCGCCCTTTCAAGAATGTAAGGATAGCCTTTTGTCGAACCGAGCCTGCATTCTGCCATGATGACCTTTGCAATCTCGTCCTGCATGCCCTCACACCATTCGGGAATCTCGACCCTCACAGGAAGAGATGGATTCACTTTAATATACATGGCAATCAGTGGAGAGGAAGTTCTGATTGCAGGAAGATACTCGCTGATATCGAGAAAATCGCTGAGAACGTAGCTATCATAGATTCCAAGACCGAGGTCTCTCATATAGCTTCGGTCTGCATAACCTATGACAGGAGTCTGATATTTTTCGGAGAGCATTACAAGCTCTTCAATTTCTTTTCTGTACTGCATGGAGAGCCTTTCGCTCAGCTCAGACAGATAGAGAGCAGAAAGACTCCCATCGTAAAACGCAAAATCAACCTTTTCAAGATTCTGCTTTATAATCTCGACCTCAAGCCTGAACCTCTCAAGCTCGAGGTACTGGTCAAACACAATCTTGTTCAGATATTTAACTTCAAACTCGCCTTTACCGTGATGGACTGTAATTCCGGCTGACTGTACCCCCCCGATCGGGATTCCAAACTCCTTGAGAGGAGATATCTGGCTTCCATCCGCTCCCAGTATCCTTAGCCCATCAAGCACCTCAAATTCGTCAAGACTGCCAATTATCCTCTTTTCCGCTTTGAACCTTATCTTTTCGGCTCTCAAACTCTTTGCAACCTTCACGAATTCGGGCAGATTCTCAAAGAGCTTACCCTCTTTCATACCACGCTTACCCCATTCTCCTTTCTCACCCTTATGGCGTTCTCGACCATCTCTTCAAAGGTGTCATCGTGGCTTATCACAAAAATCTGCTTGAAATCGGATATCTTTGAAATCTGCTGAGCCAGATTTCTTCTCCTATCTGCATCCATGTTCTGTGTTGGCTCATCGAGAAATATGAACGAGGTGGATGACAGAACCTTTAAAAGTGCCAGTCTGACCGCTATGGCGGCCACCATCTGCTCTCCTCCACTCATCTGCCTGAAATCTATATCTCTGCCCATATACTTTGCCCTGATTCCGTAATCTTCCTTCCATTCTATCTGCCACGAGTAATCATCCATTATCTCGCAGAAAATCCTCGTCGCATCTGCAGATATCACCTCGGAATACACCCTTGCAAGCTCAGGAACAGCTTTCCTGAAAATTTCTCTCAGATCCCTGACGAATTCAAGTTTTTTCTCTGTCTTCTCTTTTTCAGATGACAGTTTTTCAAAGTCCCTTTCAAGTTCTTCCAGTACCTCGAGTTCCCGTTCGATTCTTGAAATCATGCTCTCAATTGCTCTGATTTCTCCTGCCTTTTCATGGATACTGCTCCTCAATTTCTCAATTCTGGAGTTCAGCATATCGTACTTCTCCCTGTCAAATTTCCGGTATAGATTGGCCAGGTTATCCGTAATATGACCGTAATCCTTCTCAAGTTTTTCAATGGTCGTCTCAAGCTCCGATTTCTTTTCAAGAAGAGGCTTCTTTTCTTTTACAATCCCGCTCAGATACAGATAACGGTCGTATTTTTCCCTCAGACCCTCAACTTTACTGTTCAGCTCCCGCCTCATTCCCCTCAGCATATCGAGCCTTTTCCGCATCTCGTCATAATGCCCCAGACTTACTCGTAGCTCCAAAACACGCCTGTGAATGTCTGCAAGTTCCCTGACCTTTAATTCAACCTCCTCCCTGAGTCTTTCAAGTACGGCAAGTTCCTTCTGGCTGCCCTCAACATTCTCAAGCTCTTTTACCACTTCATCCTTCCCAGAAATTATCCCTTCAAGCGAGCGAATGTTCCTCCGCTCTTCCTCAAGCTTTTCTCTGAGAGATCCAATCTCCTCAGAGAGCTCATCTTCCTTCTCAAGCTTCTGAGTTATAAGAGAGAGCCTCTTTTCAATCTCAATTTTCTTTGAAACGAGTTCTTCTGCCTTTGCAAGTTTTTTACGAATGTCCTCCATCTTCTTGGTAAGCTCCTCAAGTTCCCTCTCCTGCTTCACTCTCTCCCCCCTGACTCTTTCACAGCTTTCATTCAGAATTGGACACACACCCGACCCGATTTTCTCAATGGTCTTTTCGAGTGTGTTCTTTCTCTGCTCTAAGTTCCCCAGCACCTCTCTCAGCCTATCTCTTTTCTCCTCTATCCCTTCCAGCCTGTTCAGAGCTTTAAGCAGCTGTTCTCTTGCACTTCTGGTTTTTTTGATATCTTCAAGCTCAGATTCAAGTTTTTTCAGCCTTTCCCGGTAATCGTCAACAATTCTGATCTTGCTTTTCAGCTCGCTTTCAGCCCTCTCAATCTCATTAAGCTTGTTCTTCAGCGTTTCCTCAATCGAAG
It encodes:
- a CDS encoding AAA family ATPase, with product MIREVYIENIKSYKSQKITFTKGLNAIIGENGAGKSTILESIGFALFNSLPYNISDFIRRGELKGEIRIKFESPADGRVYRIVRRIDRDRTAEYYVEDLELGRIAEGVKDVKGWVRNHLGLDVEPEVVFENAIGVNQGNITSHFLLPPSARENVFSPLLGIEKYKRAFEKSRDYENFLKDRLTAVEKEILRIEEKIKNLERQKDELLKRKGQVEALRTEKEKLEKELSSVVEEFREMEKLEKEIERLENEKKIVQNALDFNRSELSKVESRLKAIDVYEAEIATLKEHYESYLKLNDELSGLESEIEKLENRIGELEKTRDVLLRTEERYGQLRAEIENKKKRLENYKEVRKKASIEETLKNKLNEIERAESELKSKIRIVDDYRERLKKLESELEDIKKTRSAREQLLKALNRLEGIEEKRDRLREVLGNLEQRKNTLEKTIEKIGSGVCPILNESCERVRGERVKQERELEELTKKMEDIRKKLAKAEELVSKKIEIEKRLSLITQKLEKEDELSEEIGSLREKLEEERRNIRSLEGIISGKDEVVKELENVEGSQKELAVLERLREEVELKVRELADIHRRVLELRVSLGHYDEMRKRLDMLRGMRRELNSKVEGLREKYDRYLYLSGIVKEKKPLLEKKSELETTIEKLEKDYGHITDNLANLYRKFDREKYDMLNSRIEKLRSSIHEKAGEIRAIESMISRIERELEVLEELERDFEKLSSEKEKTEKKLEFVRDLREIFRKAVPELARVYSEVISADATRIFCEIMDDYSWQIEWKEDYGIRAKYMGRDIDFRQMSGGEQMVAAIAVRLALLKVLSSTSFIFLDEPTQNMDADRRRNLAQQISKISDFKQIFVISHDDTFEEMVENAIRVRKENGVSVV